From a region of the Aythya fuligula isolate bAytFul2 chromosome 29, bAytFul2.pri, whole genome shotgun sequence genome:
- the ITGA7 gene encoding integrin alpha-7 isoform X2 yields MAGPRWLPWLCLALLGSAAFNLDAGSTLLKDGAKGSLFGFSVALHRQLSPEPASWLLVGAPLAPALPSQAANRTGGLFACPLTPELSDCWRVPIDEGVDLQRESKENQWLGVSVKSQGAGGKIVTCAHLYEARNRVRQPLETRDVIGRCFVLSQDLRVRDELDGGEWKFCEGRPQGHDRFGFCQQGLAAAFSPDQHYILFGAPGTYNWKGNLRVELLNQSSLDPLRYDDGPYEAGGEKDQDPSLIPVPANSYLGFSVDSGAGLTRRQELSFVSGAPRANHTGAVLILRRDSAQRLVPEAVLRGEQLTSAFGYALAVLDLNSDGWMDLVVGAPHFFERKEEIGGAAYVYINPAGHWDAAAPLRLNGTRGSMFGIALGAAGDLNQDGFEDLAVGAPFDGAGKVYIYHGSNLGIVAKPAQVLDGEGVGVTAFGYALSGGLDVDGNLYPDLLVGSLSDTVVLYRARPVVHVSRNVSLVPPNIDLEQSNCQHQEGVCVDIRACFSYTASPASYSPRLVLEYVFDADTERRRLGHAPRVAFLGRRPSDPEHQLSDTVELPRQHARACVKATFQLQDSIRDKLRPIAVTLAYGIQGAGAARHSRGATRHNRGATRHSRGATLPPLSPVLSPQQPSSQRTEVHFLKQGCGDDKICQSNLQLHFQFCARLGDADFVPLPRGEDGTAIFAMSDQKDVALEIHVTNLPSDPAEPQRDGDDAHEAVLTATFPEELPYSAVRPYDGRAPSDKPVVCLANQNGSQVECELGNPLKRGAQVRFYLILSTLGITLQTTDLAVELALSTISEQPGLEPVVARARVVIELPLSVTGVAVPPRLFFGGVVRGESAVRRESQVGSAVRFEVTVSNRGQSLKTLGSAFLTLQWPHEISNGKWLLYPLQLELAAAPGPRASCSPAANPLLLALEPPGDTELTEAPAAGSWRVPAPAERKKNVTLDCAQGTARCLAFRCPLHSFERAAVLTARGRLWNSTFLEEFLAVTSVELIVRASVSVTSSIKNLVLKDASTQIPVTIYLDPGVAVAGGVPWWVILLAVLAGILVLALLVFILWKLGFFRRARYAPPAVPQYHAVKIPREERQQYREEKMGTIQRKEWAVNWSEASDGHVTPSSA; encoded by the exons aTGGCGGGGCCGCGGTGGCTGCCCTGGCTTTGCCTGGCGCTGCTGGGCAGCGCCGCCTTCAACCTGGACGCGGGCAGCACCCTGCTGAAGGACGGCGCCAAGGGCAGCCTCTTCGGTTTCTCGGTGGCCCTGCACCGGCAGCTCAGCCCCGAGCCGGCCAGCTG GCTGCTGGTGGGGGCCCCCCTGGCGCCGGCGCTGCCCAGCCAAGCCGCCAACCGCACCGGGGGGCTCTTCGCCTGCCCGCTGACCCCCGAGCTCTCCGACTGCTGGCGGGTGCCCATCGACGAGGGAG TTGACCTGCAGAGAGAGAGCAAAGAGAACCAGTGGCTGGGGGTGAGCGTGAAGAGCCAGGGCGCCGGCGGCAAGATCGTG ACCTGCGCCCACCTGTACGAGGCGCGGAACCGGGTGCGGCAGCCCCTGGAGACGCGGGACGTGATCGGGCGCTGCTTCGTGCTGAGCCAGGACCTGCGGGTGCGCGACGAGCTGGACGGCGGCGAGTGGAAGTTCTGCGAGGGGCGGCCGCAGGGCCACGACCGCTTCGGCTTCTGCCAGCAGGGCCTGGCCGCCGCCTTCAGCCCCGACCAGCACTACATCCTCTTCGGGGCCCCCGGCACCTACAACTGGAAGG GGAACCTGCGCGTGGAGCTGCTTAACCAGAGCTCCCTCGACCCGCTGCGCTACGACGACGGCCCCTACGAAGCGGGGGGCGAGAAGGACCAGGACCCCTCGCTCATCCCCGTGCCCGCCAACAGCTACCTGG GTTTCTCGGTGGATTCGGGCGCGGGCCTGACGCGGCGGCAGGAGCTGAGCTTCGTGAGCGGCGCCCCCCGCGCCAACCACACGGGCGCCGTGCTCATCCTGCGCCGCGACAGCGCCCAGCGCCTGGTGCCCGAGGCCGTGCTGCGGGGGGAGCAGCTCACCTCCGCCTTCGGCTACGCCCTGGCCGTGCTGGACCTCAACAGCGATGG CTGGATGGACCTGGTGGTGGGGGCCCCCCACTTCTTCGAGCGCAAGGAGGAGATCGGGGGGGCCGCCTACGTCTACATCAACCCGGCGGGGCACTGGGACGCCGCCGCCCCCCTGCGCCTCAACGGCACCCGCGGCTCCATGTTCGGCATCGCCCTGGGCGCTGCCGGGGACCTCAACCAAGACGGCTTCGAGG ATCTGGCTGTGGGAGCCCCCTTTGATGGTGCTGGCAAGGTTTACATCTATCACGGCAGCAACTTGGGCATCGTGGCCAAGCCGGCGCAG GTCCTGGATGGGGAGGGCGTGGGGGTGACGGCCTTCGGGTACGCGCTCTCGGGGGGGCTGGATGTGGATGGGAACCTCTACCCCGACCTGCTCGTGGGCTCCCTCTCTGACACCGTGGTGCTGTACAG GGCTCGCCCCGTGGTGCACGTCTCCAGGAACGTCTCCCTCGTTCCCCCCAACATCGACCTGGAGCAGAGCAActgccagcaccaggagggCGTCTG TGTGGACATCCGAGCCTGCTTCAGCTACACAGCCAGCCCGGCCAGCTACAGCCCCCGCCTCG TGCTGGAGTACGTGTTCGACGCCGACAcggagcggcggcggctggGCCATGCCCCCCGCGTCGCCTTCCTCGGCCGCCGTCCCTCGGACCCCGAGCACCAGTTGTCCGACACCGTGGAGCTGCCCCGGCAGCACGCCCGCGCCTGCGTCAAAGCCACCTTCCAGCTCCAG GACAGTATCCGTGACAAGCTGCGCCCCATCGCCGTCACCCTCGCCTACGGCATCCAGGGGGCCGGGGCGGCACGGCACAGCCGGGGGGCCACACGGCACAACCGGGGGGCGACGCGGCACAGCCGGGGGGCCACCCTGCCCCCCCTGTCCCCCgtgctcagcccccagcagcccagcagccagcgCACCGAG GTTCACTTTCtgaagcagggctgtggggacgACAAAATCTGCCAGAGCAACCTGCAGCTGCACTTCCAGTTCTGCGCCCGCCTGGGGGACGCCGATTTCGTGCCCCTGCCCAG gGGTGAGGATGGCACTGCCATCTTCGCCATGAGCGACCAGAAGGACGTGGCCCTGGAGATCCACGTCACCAACCTGCCCTCGGACCCCGCGGAGCCGCAGCGGGACGGGGATGATGCCCACGAGGCCGTGCTCACCGCCACCTTCCCCGAGGAGCTGCCCTACTCCGCCGTGCGCCCCTATGACGGCCGGGCACCCTCG GACAAGCCGGTGGTTTGCCTCGCCAACCAGAACGGCTCGCAGGTGGAGTGCGAGCTGGGGAACCCCCTGAAACGTGGAGCCCAG GTGCGTTTCTACCTCATCCTCAGCACCCTGGGCATCACCCTCCAGACCACGGACCTGGCGGTGGAGCTGGCCCTGTCCAC GATCAGCGAGCAGCCGGGGCTGGAGCCGGTGGTGGCTCGGGCGCGCGTGGTCATCGAGCTGCCTCTCTCGGTGACGGG CGTGGCCGTGCCCCCCCGGCTCTTTTTCGGCGGGGTGGTGCGGGGCGAGAGCGCGGTGCGGCGGGAGAGCCAAGTGGGCAGCGCTGTGCGCTTCGAGGTGACG gtctCCAACCGGGGCCAGTCGCTGAAGACGCTGGGCTCGGCCTTCCTCACGCTGCAGTGGCCCCACGAGATCAGCAATGGGAAGTGGCTGCTGTACccgctgcagctggagctggcggCGGCACCGGGGCCGCGGGCGTcctgcagccccgctgccaacccgctgctgctggccctg GAGCCGCCAGGGGACACTGAGCTCACCGAAGCGCCCGCCGCGGGGTCCTGGCGGGTGCCAGCGCCcgcagaaaggaaaaagaacgTGACACTG GACTGTGCCCAGGGCACCGCGCGCTGCCTGGCGTTCCGCTGCCCACTGCACAGCTTCGAGCGCGCCGCCGTGCTCACCGCCCGCGGGCGGCTCTGGAACAGCACCTTCCTGGAG GAGTTCCTGGCCGTCACCTCGGTGGAGCTGATCGTGCGCGCCAGCGTCTCGGTGACCTCCTCCATCAAGAACCTGGTGCTGAAGGACGCCTCCACGCAG ATCCCCGTCACCATCTACCTGGACCCCGGCGTGGCGGTGGCCGGCGGCGTGCCCTGGTGGGTCATCCTCCTGGCCGTGCTGGCCGGCATCCTCGTCCTGGCCCTGCTGGTCTTCATCCTCTGGAAG CTCGGTTTCTTCCGCCGGGCACGCTACGCGCCGCCGGCCGTGCCGCAGTACCACGCCGTGAAGATCCCGCGGGAGGAGCGGCAGCAGTACCGCGAGGAGAAGATGGGCACCATCCAGAGGAAGGAGTGGGCCGTGAACTGGAGCGAGGCCAGCGACGGGCACGTCACCCCCAGCTCGGCGTAG
- the BLOC1S1 gene encoding biogenesis of lysosome-related organelles complex 1 subunit 1, with protein sequence MTQGDARGAAMLSRLLREHQARQGERRELQERRRREAIAAATRLTEALVDHLNVGVAQAYVNQRKLDQEVKTLQAQAAQFAKQTGQWITMVENFNQALKEIGDVENWARSIELDMRTIATALEYVYKGQLQPACS encoded by the exons ATGACGCAGGGCGACGCACGGGGGGCTGCCATGCTGTCCCGGCTGCTGCGGGAGCACCAGGCGCGGCAGGGCGAACGGCGCGAGCTGCAGG AGCGGCGCCGCAGGGAGGCGATCGCCGCCGCCACGCGCCTGACGGAGGCCCTGGTGGATCACCTGAACGTGGG GGTGGCCCAGGCCTACGTGAACCAGCGCAAGCTGGACCAGGAGGTGAAGACGCTGCAGGCGCAGGCGGCGCAGTTCGCCAAGCAGACGGGGCAGTGGATCACCATGGTGGAGAACTTCAACCAGGCCCTCAAG GAGATCGGGGACGTGGAGAACTGGGCGCGCAGCATCGAGCTGGACATGCGCACCATCGCCACGGCGCTGGAGTACGTCTACaaggggcagctgcagcccgCCTGCTCCTGA
- the ITGA7 gene encoding integrin alpha-7 isoform X1 produces MAGPRWLPWLCLALLGSAAFNLDAGSTLLKDGAKGSLFGFSVALHRQLSPEPASWLLVGAPLAPALPSQAANRTGGLFACPLTPELSDCWRVPIDEGVDLQRESKENQWLGVSVKSQGAGGKIVTCAHLYEARNRVRQPLETRDVIGRCFVLSQDLRVRDELDGGEWKFCEGRPQGHDRFGFCQQGLAAAFSPDQHYILFGAPGTYNWKGNLRVELLNQSSLDPLRYDDGPYEAGGEKDQDPSLIPVPANSYLGLLFVTNVDSSDPDQLVYKSPDPNEKVPGAAGDVPQNSYLGFSVDSGAGLTRRQELSFVSGAPRANHTGAVLILRRDSAQRLVPEAVLRGEQLTSAFGYALAVLDLNSDGWMDLVVGAPHFFERKEEIGGAAYVYINPAGHWDAAAPLRLNGTRGSMFGIALGAAGDLNQDGFEDLAVGAPFDGAGKVYIYHGSNLGIVAKPAQVLDGEGVGVTAFGYALSGGLDVDGNLYPDLLVGSLSDTVVLYRARPVVHVSRNVSLVPPNIDLEQSNCQHQEGVCVDIRACFSYTASPASYSPRLVLEYVFDADTERRRLGHAPRVAFLGRRPSDPEHQLSDTVELPRQHARACVKATFQLQDSIRDKLRPIAVTLAYGIQGAGAARHSRGATRHNRGATRHSRGATLPPLSPVLSPQQPSSQRTEVHFLKQGCGDDKICQSNLQLHFQFCARLGDADFVPLPRGEDGTAIFAMSDQKDVALEIHVTNLPSDPAEPQRDGDDAHEAVLTATFPEELPYSAVRPYDGRAPSDKPVVCLANQNGSQVECELGNPLKRGAQVRFYLILSTLGITLQTTDLAVELALSTISEQPGLEPVVARARVVIELPLSVTGVAVPPRLFFGGVVRGESAVRRESQVGSAVRFEVTVSNRGQSLKTLGSAFLTLQWPHEISNGKWLLYPLQLELAAAPGPRASCSPAANPLLLALEPPGDTELTEAPAAGSWRVPAPAERKKNVTLDCAQGTARCLAFRCPLHSFERAAVLTARGRLWNSTFLEEFLAVTSVELIVRASVSVTSSIKNLVLKDASTQIPVTIYLDPGVAVAGGVPWWVILLAVLAGILVLALLVFILWKLGFFRRARYAPPAVPQYHAVKIPREERQQYREEKMGTIQRKEWAVNWSEASDGHVTPSSA; encoded by the exons aTGGCGGGGCCGCGGTGGCTGCCCTGGCTTTGCCTGGCGCTGCTGGGCAGCGCCGCCTTCAACCTGGACGCGGGCAGCACCCTGCTGAAGGACGGCGCCAAGGGCAGCCTCTTCGGTTTCTCGGTGGCCCTGCACCGGCAGCTCAGCCCCGAGCCGGCCAGCTG GCTGCTGGTGGGGGCCCCCCTGGCGCCGGCGCTGCCCAGCCAAGCCGCCAACCGCACCGGGGGGCTCTTCGCCTGCCCGCTGACCCCCGAGCTCTCCGACTGCTGGCGGGTGCCCATCGACGAGGGAG TTGACCTGCAGAGAGAGAGCAAAGAGAACCAGTGGCTGGGGGTGAGCGTGAAGAGCCAGGGCGCCGGCGGCAAGATCGTG ACCTGCGCCCACCTGTACGAGGCGCGGAACCGGGTGCGGCAGCCCCTGGAGACGCGGGACGTGATCGGGCGCTGCTTCGTGCTGAGCCAGGACCTGCGGGTGCGCGACGAGCTGGACGGCGGCGAGTGGAAGTTCTGCGAGGGGCGGCCGCAGGGCCACGACCGCTTCGGCTTCTGCCAGCAGGGCCTGGCCGCCGCCTTCAGCCCCGACCAGCACTACATCCTCTTCGGGGCCCCCGGCACCTACAACTGGAAGG GGAACCTGCGCGTGGAGCTGCTTAACCAGAGCTCCCTCGACCCGCTGCGCTACGACGACGGCCCCTACGAAGCGGGGGGCGAGAAGGACCAGGACCCCTCGCTCATCCCCGTGCCCGCCAACAGCTACCTGG GTTTGTTGTTTGTGACAAACGTTGATAGCTCAGACCCCGACCAGCTGGTCTACAAAAGCCCCGACCCCAACGAGAAGGTGCCCGGCGCGGCCGGCGACGTGCCCCAGAATAGCTACTTGG GTTTCTCGGTGGATTCGGGCGCGGGCCTGACGCGGCGGCAGGAGCTGAGCTTCGTGAGCGGCGCCCCCCGCGCCAACCACACGGGCGCCGTGCTCATCCTGCGCCGCGACAGCGCCCAGCGCCTGGTGCCCGAGGCCGTGCTGCGGGGGGAGCAGCTCACCTCCGCCTTCGGCTACGCCCTGGCCGTGCTGGACCTCAACAGCGATGG CTGGATGGACCTGGTGGTGGGGGCCCCCCACTTCTTCGAGCGCAAGGAGGAGATCGGGGGGGCCGCCTACGTCTACATCAACCCGGCGGGGCACTGGGACGCCGCCGCCCCCCTGCGCCTCAACGGCACCCGCGGCTCCATGTTCGGCATCGCCCTGGGCGCTGCCGGGGACCTCAACCAAGACGGCTTCGAGG ATCTGGCTGTGGGAGCCCCCTTTGATGGTGCTGGCAAGGTTTACATCTATCACGGCAGCAACTTGGGCATCGTGGCCAAGCCGGCGCAG GTCCTGGATGGGGAGGGCGTGGGGGTGACGGCCTTCGGGTACGCGCTCTCGGGGGGGCTGGATGTGGATGGGAACCTCTACCCCGACCTGCTCGTGGGCTCCCTCTCTGACACCGTGGTGCTGTACAG GGCTCGCCCCGTGGTGCACGTCTCCAGGAACGTCTCCCTCGTTCCCCCCAACATCGACCTGGAGCAGAGCAActgccagcaccaggagggCGTCTG TGTGGACATCCGAGCCTGCTTCAGCTACACAGCCAGCCCGGCCAGCTACAGCCCCCGCCTCG TGCTGGAGTACGTGTTCGACGCCGACAcggagcggcggcggctggGCCATGCCCCCCGCGTCGCCTTCCTCGGCCGCCGTCCCTCGGACCCCGAGCACCAGTTGTCCGACACCGTGGAGCTGCCCCGGCAGCACGCCCGCGCCTGCGTCAAAGCCACCTTCCAGCTCCAG GACAGTATCCGTGACAAGCTGCGCCCCATCGCCGTCACCCTCGCCTACGGCATCCAGGGGGCCGGGGCGGCACGGCACAGCCGGGGGGCCACACGGCACAACCGGGGGGCGACGCGGCACAGCCGGGGGGCCACCCTGCCCCCCCTGTCCCCCgtgctcagcccccagcagcccagcagccagcgCACCGAG GTTCACTTTCtgaagcagggctgtggggacgACAAAATCTGCCAGAGCAACCTGCAGCTGCACTTCCAGTTCTGCGCCCGCCTGGGGGACGCCGATTTCGTGCCCCTGCCCAG gGGTGAGGATGGCACTGCCATCTTCGCCATGAGCGACCAGAAGGACGTGGCCCTGGAGATCCACGTCACCAACCTGCCCTCGGACCCCGCGGAGCCGCAGCGGGACGGGGATGATGCCCACGAGGCCGTGCTCACCGCCACCTTCCCCGAGGAGCTGCCCTACTCCGCCGTGCGCCCCTATGACGGCCGGGCACCCTCG GACAAGCCGGTGGTTTGCCTCGCCAACCAGAACGGCTCGCAGGTGGAGTGCGAGCTGGGGAACCCCCTGAAACGTGGAGCCCAG GTGCGTTTCTACCTCATCCTCAGCACCCTGGGCATCACCCTCCAGACCACGGACCTGGCGGTGGAGCTGGCCCTGTCCAC GATCAGCGAGCAGCCGGGGCTGGAGCCGGTGGTGGCTCGGGCGCGCGTGGTCATCGAGCTGCCTCTCTCGGTGACGGG CGTGGCCGTGCCCCCCCGGCTCTTTTTCGGCGGGGTGGTGCGGGGCGAGAGCGCGGTGCGGCGGGAGAGCCAAGTGGGCAGCGCTGTGCGCTTCGAGGTGACG gtctCCAACCGGGGCCAGTCGCTGAAGACGCTGGGCTCGGCCTTCCTCACGCTGCAGTGGCCCCACGAGATCAGCAATGGGAAGTGGCTGCTGTACccgctgcagctggagctggcggCGGCACCGGGGCCGCGGGCGTcctgcagccccgctgccaacccgctgctgctggccctg GAGCCGCCAGGGGACACTGAGCTCACCGAAGCGCCCGCCGCGGGGTCCTGGCGGGTGCCAGCGCCcgcagaaaggaaaaagaacgTGACACTG GACTGTGCCCAGGGCACCGCGCGCTGCCTGGCGTTCCGCTGCCCACTGCACAGCTTCGAGCGCGCCGCCGTGCTCACCGCCCGCGGGCGGCTCTGGAACAGCACCTTCCTGGAG GAGTTCCTGGCCGTCACCTCGGTGGAGCTGATCGTGCGCGCCAGCGTCTCGGTGACCTCCTCCATCAAGAACCTGGTGCTGAAGGACGCCTCCACGCAG ATCCCCGTCACCATCTACCTGGACCCCGGCGTGGCGGTGGCCGGCGGCGTGCCCTGGTGGGTCATCCTCCTGGCCGTGCTGGCCGGCATCCTCGTCCTGGCCCTGCTGGTCTTCATCCTCTGGAAG CTCGGTTTCTTCCGCCGGGCACGCTACGCGCCGCCGGCCGTGCCGCAGTACCACGCCGTGAAGATCCCGCGGGAGGAGCGGCAGCAGTACCGCGAGGAGAAGATGGGCACCATCCAGAGGAAGGAGTGGGCCGTGAACTGGAGCGAGGCCAGCGACGGGCACGTCACCCCCAGCTCGGCGTAG
- the ITGA7 gene encoding integrin alpha-7 isoform X3, giving the protein MAGPRWLPWLCLALLGSAAFNLDAGSTLLKDGAKGSLFGFSVALHRQLSPEPASWLLVGAPLAPALPSQAANRTGGLFACPLTPELSDCWRVPIDEGVDLQRESKENQWLGVSVKSQGAGGKIVTCAHLYEARNRVRQPLETRDVIGRCFVLSQDLRVRDELDGGEWKFCEGRPQGHDRFGFCQQGLAAAFSPDQHYILFGAPGTYNWKGLLFVTNVDSSDPDQLVYKSPDPNEKVPGAAGDVPQNSYLGFSVDSGAGLTRRQELSFVSGAPRANHTGAVLILRRDSAQRLVPEAVLRGEQLTSAFGYALAVLDLNSDGWMDLVVGAPHFFERKEEIGGAAYVYINPAGHWDAAAPLRLNGTRGSMFGIALGAAGDLNQDGFEDLAVGAPFDGAGKVYIYHGSNLGIVAKPAQVLDGEGVGVTAFGYALSGGLDVDGNLYPDLLVGSLSDTVVLYRARPVVHVSRNVSLVPPNIDLEQSNCQHQEGVCVDIRACFSYTASPASYSPRLVLEYVFDADTERRRLGHAPRVAFLGRRPSDPEHQLSDTVELPRQHARACVKATFQLQDSIRDKLRPIAVTLAYGIQGAGAARHSRGATRHNRGATRHSRGATLPPLSPVLSPQQPSSQRTEVHFLKQGCGDDKICQSNLQLHFQFCARLGDADFVPLPRGEDGTAIFAMSDQKDVALEIHVTNLPSDPAEPQRDGDDAHEAVLTATFPEELPYSAVRPYDGRAPSDKPVVCLANQNGSQVECELGNPLKRGAQVRFYLILSTLGITLQTTDLAVELALSTISEQPGLEPVVARARVVIELPLSVTGVAVPPRLFFGGVVRGESAVRRESQVGSAVRFEVTVSNRGQSLKTLGSAFLTLQWPHEISNGKWLLYPLQLELAAAPGPRASCSPAANPLLLALEPPGDTELTEAPAAGSWRVPAPAERKKNVTLDCAQGTARCLAFRCPLHSFERAAVLTARGRLWNSTFLEEFLAVTSVELIVRASVSVTSSIKNLVLKDASTQIPVTIYLDPGVAVAGGVPWWVILLAVLAGILVLALLVFILWKLGFFRRARYAPPAVPQYHAVKIPREERQQYREEKMGTIQRKEWAVNWSEASDGHVTPSSA; this is encoded by the exons aTGGCGGGGCCGCGGTGGCTGCCCTGGCTTTGCCTGGCGCTGCTGGGCAGCGCCGCCTTCAACCTGGACGCGGGCAGCACCCTGCTGAAGGACGGCGCCAAGGGCAGCCTCTTCGGTTTCTCGGTGGCCCTGCACCGGCAGCTCAGCCCCGAGCCGGCCAGCTG GCTGCTGGTGGGGGCCCCCCTGGCGCCGGCGCTGCCCAGCCAAGCCGCCAACCGCACCGGGGGGCTCTTCGCCTGCCCGCTGACCCCCGAGCTCTCCGACTGCTGGCGGGTGCCCATCGACGAGGGAG TTGACCTGCAGAGAGAGAGCAAAGAGAACCAGTGGCTGGGGGTGAGCGTGAAGAGCCAGGGCGCCGGCGGCAAGATCGTG ACCTGCGCCCACCTGTACGAGGCGCGGAACCGGGTGCGGCAGCCCCTGGAGACGCGGGACGTGATCGGGCGCTGCTTCGTGCTGAGCCAGGACCTGCGGGTGCGCGACGAGCTGGACGGCGGCGAGTGGAAGTTCTGCGAGGGGCGGCCGCAGGGCCACGACCGCTTCGGCTTCTGCCAGCAGGGCCTGGCCGCCGCCTTCAGCCCCGACCAGCACTACATCCTCTTCGGGGCCCCCGGCACCTACAACTGGAAGG GTTTGTTGTTTGTGACAAACGTTGATAGCTCAGACCCCGACCAGCTGGTCTACAAAAGCCCCGACCCCAACGAGAAGGTGCCCGGCGCGGCCGGCGACGTGCCCCAGAATAGCTACTTGG GTTTCTCGGTGGATTCGGGCGCGGGCCTGACGCGGCGGCAGGAGCTGAGCTTCGTGAGCGGCGCCCCCCGCGCCAACCACACGGGCGCCGTGCTCATCCTGCGCCGCGACAGCGCCCAGCGCCTGGTGCCCGAGGCCGTGCTGCGGGGGGAGCAGCTCACCTCCGCCTTCGGCTACGCCCTGGCCGTGCTGGACCTCAACAGCGATGG CTGGATGGACCTGGTGGTGGGGGCCCCCCACTTCTTCGAGCGCAAGGAGGAGATCGGGGGGGCCGCCTACGTCTACATCAACCCGGCGGGGCACTGGGACGCCGCCGCCCCCCTGCGCCTCAACGGCACCCGCGGCTCCATGTTCGGCATCGCCCTGGGCGCTGCCGGGGACCTCAACCAAGACGGCTTCGAGG ATCTGGCTGTGGGAGCCCCCTTTGATGGTGCTGGCAAGGTTTACATCTATCACGGCAGCAACTTGGGCATCGTGGCCAAGCCGGCGCAG GTCCTGGATGGGGAGGGCGTGGGGGTGACGGCCTTCGGGTACGCGCTCTCGGGGGGGCTGGATGTGGATGGGAACCTCTACCCCGACCTGCTCGTGGGCTCCCTCTCTGACACCGTGGTGCTGTACAG GGCTCGCCCCGTGGTGCACGTCTCCAGGAACGTCTCCCTCGTTCCCCCCAACATCGACCTGGAGCAGAGCAActgccagcaccaggagggCGTCTG TGTGGACATCCGAGCCTGCTTCAGCTACACAGCCAGCCCGGCCAGCTACAGCCCCCGCCTCG TGCTGGAGTACGTGTTCGACGCCGACAcggagcggcggcggctggGCCATGCCCCCCGCGTCGCCTTCCTCGGCCGCCGTCCCTCGGACCCCGAGCACCAGTTGTCCGACACCGTGGAGCTGCCCCGGCAGCACGCCCGCGCCTGCGTCAAAGCCACCTTCCAGCTCCAG GACAGTATCCGTGACAAGCTGCGCCCCATCGCCGTCACCCTCGCCTACGGCATCCAGGGGGCCGGGGCGGCACGGCACAGCCGGGGGGCCACACGGCACAACCGGGGGGCGACGCGGCACAGCCGGGGGGCCACCCTGCCCCCCCTGTCCCCCgtgctcagcccccagcagcccagcagccagcgCACCGAG GTTCACTTTCtgaagcagggctgtggggacgACAAAATCTGCCAGAGCAACCTGCAGCTGCACTTCCAGTTCTGCGCCCGCCTGGGGGACGCCGATTTCGTGCCCCTGCCCAG gGGTGAGGATGGCACTGCCATCTTCGCCATGAGCGACCAGAAGGACGTGGCCCTGGAGATCCACGTCACCAACCTGCCCTCGGACCCCGCGGAGCCGCAGCGGGACGGGGATGATGCCCACGAGGCCGTGCTCACCGCCACCTTCCCCGAGGAGCTGCCCTACTCCGCCGTGCGCCCCTATGACGGCCGGGCACCCTCG GACAAGCCGGTGGTTTGCCTCGCCAACCAGAACGGCTCGCAGGTGGAGTGCGAGCTGGGGAACCCCCTGAAACGTGGAGCCCAG GTGCGTTTCTACCTCATCCTCAGCACCCTGGGCATCACCCTCCAGACCACGGACCTGGCGGTGGAGCTGGCCCTGTCCAC GATCAGCGAGCAGCCGGGGCTGGAGCCGGTGGTGGCTCGGGCGCGCGTGGTCATCGAGCTGCCTCTCTCGGTGACGGG CGTGGCCGTGCCCCCCCGGCTCTTTTTCGGCGGGGTGGTGCGGGGCGAGAGCGCGGTGCGGCGGGAGAGCCAAGTGGGCAGCGCTGTGCGCTTCGAGGTGACG gtctCCAACCGGGGCCAGTCGCTGAAGACGCTGGGCTCGGCCTTCCTCACGCTGCAGTGGCCCCACGAGATCAGCAATGGGAAGTGGCTGCTGTACccgctgcagctggagctggcggCGGCACCGGGGCCGCGGGCGTcctgcagccccgctgccaacccgctgctgctggccctg GAGCCGCCAGGGGACACTGAGCTCACCGAAGCGCCCGCCGCGGGGTCCTGGCGGGTGCCAGCGCCcgcagaaaggaaaaagaacgTGACACTG GACTGTGCCCAGGGCACCGCGCGCTGCCTGGCGTTCCGCTGCCCACTGCACAGCTTCGAGCGCGCCGCCGTGCTCACCGCCCGCGGGCGGCTCTGGAACAGCACCTTCCTGGAG GAGTTCCTGGCCGTCACCTCGGTGGAGCTGATCGTGCGCGCCAGCGTCTCGGTGACCTCCTCCATCAAGAACCTGGTGCTGAAGGACGCCTCCACGCAG ATCCCCGTCACCATCTACCTGGACCCCGGCGTGGCGGTGGCCGGCGGCGTGCCCTGGTGGGTCATCCTCCTGGCCGTGCTGGCCGGCATCCTCGTCCTGGCCCTGCTGGTCTTCATCCTCTGGAAG CTCGGTTTCTTCCGCCGGGCACGCTACGCGCCGCCGGCCGTGCCGCAGTACCACGCCGTGAAGATCCCGCGGGAGGAGCGGCAGCAGTACCGCGAGGAGAAGATGGGCACCATCCAGAGGAAGGAGTGGGCCGTGAACTGGAGCGAGGCCAGCGACGGGCACGTCACCCCCAGCTCGGCGTAG